The Anomalospiza imberbis isolate Cuckoo-Finch-1a 21T00152 chromosome Z, ASM3175350v1, whole genome shotgun sequence genomic interval CTGTCCTTGCTCCCTGCCACAGGAGCGAGGCAGGAACAAGGACACAGCCACCGAGCAGCCGTGactcccacacctcccacctGAGAGCAGCGGCTGCATGTTGAATATCTCAGCATTGTAGACCTCCATCTGCCCAGAGCTCCTGTCCAGCACTCCAACAAAGTACCTGGGGAGAACGGGGGCAGCTGATCAGCGAGAGGCAGAGCAGTGGAAATCATTTAAATTACACAGTGGTCTTGTTAGCATTCAGGAGCACACATCTTCACGGGATATGATTCCGtgcaggtgcttttattgcagagctctgggaatcgGGGGTGcagacccaaatctgactccCACGTGGCTCTGGAGCTGAACGTATTTTATAGTCTATCTTTATGtaacttacatattaattattaaacttacaTTGTTCTATTGTATACATTCACTTTATTCAAGCATTAATTTATCGTGATCTCtctcaagcccctgaccacaGTTTCCCATGATTATTCTTACaattaaacagtaattatatttaacTACCAAACAATCATCACATCTAACAATTCCATCATTTATCACATACTGGTCACACAGGTGCAGCTCTAGCAAGCACAAGGCCTATACTTTCCCAGGGCCTACCAAGCCTAACTTTCCTTctaactccccaaatccccatgattttaaaactcttttacTATCAGTCTCCAAGGCAGCTCTCCTGCCTTGCCCATACAGCACTATGATAAACCAAGTTATCCCCAAGGCATGTGTGCATATAAAAATGGAAAGACTTGATACTCTAAGTAAATGCAGAAGTCTTAAAAACAACTGAATTTGGTAAAGTGTAGGTGCCAGAattctgctgttttcctttgcctttttttgctACCCCAGGACTTGATGGCCATAGCTTGAACAACAGTcaaatttcccaatttcctCCCAGAGCTCAGGATCTCCAGAGGTGCAGGCAAGCAGCACTTCAGCCCCCAGAACCACCAGTTCACCAGTGCTCAGAGGTAGGAGCACTTAGGTGTGTCCATGAACAATACTGAATTAACACCTGTACCACACACATTTGTTAAACGGCATTTATCTCTCCAAACCCAAGCACTAACAAACACTCGGTGCTCGTTTTTCAGCTGCAGCCTCTCAGACTGGACACTGCTCCATCTGAGGGTGCATCTCTCCTGGGGTCAGTGCTCAGACAGAAcagaggctgctgtgggcatgtcctgacaggctgtgcaggagggaagCCAGGTCCTTGTGCAGAATTGCAGAACATCTCAGCCCCACAACGATGGCCCCTTCAGCGCTGACCAGCTGCTGATAAAGGCAATTTCTCCATCCTAGTTCCTTAGTAACAGAGCTCCATCCTGCTGCTACACTACTCCACACCCTCACCCCAGAGCTGACAAGGCGTTTTCAAACCGGTCTGTGATTTACACATCACAGCTTCCACGGCTGTGCACGGACAGCCAGAGCTCCCTGCCCAAACCCCGAGCCCCATGGAGGGAGCCctgaggcagggcagggggcaggagCTCTGGGTGAGCAGCCCCCTGCTCCTCGCTCCTGCCCCTTACCTGCACAGGGAGTTGCACTTCATCACCTGGCTGCCGAAGTTGTGCCCCACGTAGCAGAGCCGCTCCGTCTCCGAGACCTGGGAAACCAGGAGAGCTCCTTGGGAAGGGCTGAGGGAACCCAGGAGAGCTCCTTGGAGAGGGCTGAGGGAACCCAGGAGAGCTCCTTGGGAAAGCAGGAGAGCTCCTTGGGAAGGGCTGAGGGAACCCAGGAGAGCTCCTTGGGAAAGCAGGAGAGCTCCTTGGAGAGGGCTGAGGGAACCCAGTAGAGCTCCTTGGGAAAGCAGGAGAGCTCCTTGGAGAGGGCTGAGGGACCCCCGAGCCTCTGCTCTGCACTCAGAGGGGATCAGCACAGCAGACCTGCACAGCGCCTGGTCTCCCCCAGCACCTCAGTTTAAAATGTGCTTCCAGGGATTCATTTAAGCCGCAGTGTTGTCAAGTGCCTGCAATCCACCGACTGAAAAGCcagagccagcactgccaggagtgccccagccccccaaacACATCTGCATCATGAGAATGTGTTGgtttttctgctctgctgcagtgaATTTCCCCCAGCGACCTGGGATGGAAAGTCGTTTGTTCTTTGAGTGGAGTGGGTGTAAAGATTAACAGCAGCATCAGAAAGCACCTTCTGGTTGTACCCCCAGTCCCCTCCTCACTGAGAGTCCCCCTTGTGATGTACCTGAGCTGAACCAAGACACCTCGGGTGAAGATTTCCCAGTGTGAGCAGAGCACGGCGGGTTTCACTGTCAGATGcaccccagcagctgggaagcagctcccaGTGGCTCAGCtcgtccctgctctgccagctccacCCTGCACTGTCCACATCAGTGCCAGAGACATTCCTGGCACCCAGAGCACATCCCTGTGCAACGTGCTTGGAAAAACTCTGATTGTTTAAAACTAATCTGCTGCAAAGCTCAGCACAGCTTTTCACacaatcccagactggtttgggctggaaggagcccttaaagaccatccagtgccagccctgccacggcagggacatctcccactgccccaggctgctcccagccccagtgtccagcctggccttgggcactgccagggatccaggggcagccccagctgctctgggcaccctgtgccagggcctgcccaccctgccgGGGAGGAGTTTCTCGCTCCGGcgggagggagctgctgaggcCACGGCCCCGGGGGCAAGCGGGGTGGCAGCGCTccgcaggagctgctgggcgGGATCACAGCCGGGAGCTCCGGGAGCGCCCGGgtccgggcccggccccgctcccacGGGGGCAGTTAACAGCATCTGTCCCTTTCAGCCCGTTATCCGGCCATTGCCCCACTGTGTGTCACTACCGCTATATCCCAGTGCTCCTGCGACGCCGGgagccgccccgccgccgcgggcgGGCCCTCACCACGATCCTGCGGTGCCTCTTCCGCGGGTGCGCCGTGTCCCGGTTCCGGTACGCGGTGAAGCGCAGCGAGTCGGGCCGCTCCAGCCTCCCGTTGGCGAACCGCACTGCGGGAGAGGAAGCTCGTGAGATCCGGGGCCGTCCGCGATCCCCGAGCGGGGCCCGTGACCCGCCCCACGCCCCCGGCCCGGTGTCGCTCACCGAGCGCCGCCGGCCGCTCCGCCTCGGGGTCCCCGCGGTAGCGCCAGGTGGCGGTGGCCATTGCGAGTGGCTGAGCCGCGGTGCGGCGGGGATGCGCGCTCCGATGCCGGTGCCTCCCGGTCCCGCTCCTCCCGTTCCTCCGCCTCTTCCGCCACCTCCTCCCGTCGTGGCAATAAGCTCGGCCGCGATTGGGCGAGGTGCGGCCTTGCCGCGGCGTGGAAGTAACGAGGTCGCCGATTGGCTGCCGGCAGGGCCCGCGCCGCCAGCGGCCGGAAGTGACGCGCTGTgtcggcgcggcggggcggagcgggcggggccggagcggcgggagcggggccggggccgagcccagtcccagtcccagtcccagtcccagtcccagtcccagtcccgaGCTCAGTCCCGATCCCGAGCCTCGCACGGCCCTTCCCGCACGGACACCGCAGgtgagcggggcggggggcggcggggaggcGGAGACCGGTGACCCCAGCGTCGGGCGGGACCGGGGCTCTCCGGTCTCCCCTTTCTGTCCCGTGTGCGGCACGGGACGGAGTATCCGGGTGCGTCTTCGCCGGTGCTGATGCAGCGCTGGGAGGCAGGTGCTCCTTCGGGAGGGGCACGCATCCTGGCTGTTCCCGGTGATGCGCAAAGGGAAAAACCGGGGAAATCAGGCAGTGTCTTGGGAAGAGCACCGTCCGGCAGGAGAGCCCAGGTATCCAATGCCGGGCAGTGTTCCGGACTTCTCAGAGGCTTTAAATTACTCAGTTTTCCCGTGCTGAGTGTGCCGGGTGATAGCTGGTGAGGGATCTCCCTATTCTGACTCCGTCCAAGGACACGCTGGGATTCCGAGGACAGTCCGTGGCGAGCTGCCAGCAAAGGCAGCggtgggcagggaggggaaagCAGCAAACACGTCCATGTTTGAGGATGGCCTTCCATTTGATCCCTCCTCAAAAGTGTGATTCTGGCCACGTGCCCTTTCCTCTGGGCTGCTTTGTGGTCTGGTGCAGACCACAAACGTAGCACAGAACTCGTGTGTGTGCCTGGGGCCTGCAGCCTCTCTGCTCACTGGGCCTCACACCTCGCGGGGAGAGCTCGAGACACTGCCGAGGCTCACCCCCGTGGCCCTGGGACTGATCTGCTAAGACAGCACTGACGTTTGGTGGTGAGAATTAGGGAAGgaagcccccggctgctgcctgccgggctccctgggcagtgccttgTTTTGCCAGCAGCCCCGGTGCTCCTGTGGATATTGTAAACCCAGGTGAACCCGGTGGGGAGAAATGCTggtgtgtgactccagctcagaggGCTGAATggtttctttattataactatgctataatgcattaatatactgtttaaaggagatactaaaactacaaacctgcttttctaactaccatatctaactaactccCAACTCGTGatcctctctgagagtgcagccacaggtggatctgattggccaccaggctcaaacaatcctcaccagaacccaaccaagcaatcactccaggtaaacaattctccaaacacattccacatgggaaaaacaatgagcagaaatagaaattgttttctctttctttctgtctgtgctcctctatgaaaaatcttAAAGAAGAATGTCCCTGCGACGTGTGGAAGGTCACCCACGTGTGTCAGCAGCGTGTCAGAGGGGCAGCAGGCTGTTGTTGCAATCAGACTGCTTTACAAACCTGCAGTAAATGTTTTACTCGTGGGTGTGAGGTGACCCACGCTGTCCGGTTTCCAGCACAGCTGCCTGTGACATGGGTGGTGCTGAGGTCATCTCTGAGGCAGAACCTGGATTTTCACTGCTCCTCCTTGTCCTCCAGACTGCTGGCTTTGCTCCTATGCCCACGTGGTGGTGGCACACTCAGAGCAGTTACTGTTTGCCTGTCTTTCAGCTGTCAACTCTTGTCCTCACTGCCAGGTTCACTGCAGCATGACCAGCCCTTCAGCCGTGAGAGCATGCAGcagtttgggttgggagggcaCCTtgtcttgttccaccccctgccacagcagggacagctcccactgtcccaggtgctcccagccctgtccagcctggccttgggcactgccatggatccaggggcagccacagctgctctgggcacctgtgccagggcctgcccaccctcacagagaagaacCCCATCTTCTGCTGCTGTCTTTCAATTTGAACCCAGCCCCTTTTCTCCTTCACTGCAGACTCTCATAAACAGTCTTGTCCCACCTTCACTGTAGCCCTTCAGAACTGGGAGGCCACGGTGAGGTCAGCCTGCAGCCTTCTCCGCAGGCTGGACAGCCCCCGTTCGCTCACGCTTTGctcacagctgagctgctccagccctggccagcCCGGTGGCACACACGGTGGTTCTCTTGTGTTTTGCAGGATCATGGATTTCCCAGGGCACTTTGAGCAGGTCTTCCAGCAGCTCAACTACCAGCGGCTGCACGGGCAGCTGTGCGACTGCGTCATCGTGGTGGGCAACCGGCACTTCAAGGCGCACCGCTCGGTGCTGGCCGCCTGCAGCACGCACTTCCGCGCGCTCTTCACCGTGGCTGAGGGCGACCAGAGCATGAACATGATCCAGCTGGACAGCGAGGTGGTGACGGCCGAGGCCTTCGCTGCGCTCATCGACATGATGTACACGTCCACGCTCATGCTGGGCGAGAGCAACGTGATGGACGTGCTGCTGGCCGCGTCGCACCTGCACCTCAACTCCGTGGTGAAGGCCTGCAAGCACTACCTGACGACGCGGACGCTGCCGCTGTCGCCGCCCAGTGAGCGCGCGCAGGAGCAGAGCGCGCGGCTGCAGCGCTCCTtcatgctgcagcagctggggctcagCATCGTCAGCTCGGCGCTGGGCTCCTCGCAGGGCGCCGAGGAGCCGCCCGGCACGCTGGGCCCGGCGCTGCGGGGCGGGCTGGAGCAGCGTGCTGCCTTCCCCATCCGCCGCCTGCACAAGCGCAAGCAGTCCTCCGAGGAGCGCGCCCGCCAGCGCATCCGGCCCGCCATGGACGAGCCCGTGGCCGACGTGGCCGCCGAGAGCGGGCAGCCCGTCGTCCACTCACGGGAGGATTTCTTCTCTCCGGACTCGCTGAAGATCGTGGACAACTCCAAGGCCGACGCGGTTGCCGATAACCAGGAGGACAACGCGATCATATTCGACCAGTCCTTTGGTGCTCAGGAGGATGCCCAAGTGCCCAGCCAGTCAGACAATGGCGAGGGGAACATCTCCCAGATGTCAATGGCGTCCCAGGCCACGCAAGTGGAAACCACCTTCGAccaggaggctgctgctgagaagAGCAACTTCCCATGTGAAAATCCAGACGTCAGCCTGAATGAGAAGGACCACATGAGGGTGGTGGTGAAGTCTGAGCCCCTGAGCTCCCCAGAGCCTCAGGACGAGGTGAGCGACGTCACCTCGCAGGCGGAGGGCAGCGAGTCGGTGGAGGTGGAAGGAGGAGTGGTGAGCGCAGAGAAGATAGAGCTGAGTCCCGAGAGCAGCGACCGCAGCTTCTCGGACCCTCAGTCCAGCACCGACAGGGTGGGAGACATCCACATCATGGAGGTGTCCAACAacctggagcacaagtcttCTTTCAGCATTTCAAATTTTTTGAATAAAAGCAGGGGAGGTGGCTTTGGCACCAGCCAAAACAACGACGACAACATTCCCAACACCACCAGCGACTGCAGGATGGACAATGATGCCTCTTACCTGATGAGCCCGGAGTCGGGGCCTGCCGGTGGCCACTCATCTGCTGCCGTCTCGCACGTGGAGAACCCGTTCAGCGAGCCCACGGACTCCCACTTCGTGAGGCCCATGCAGGATGTGATGGGTCTGCCGTGTGTGCAGACCTCCGGCTACCGAGCAGCGGAGCAGTTCGGCATGGATTTCCCACGCTCAGGCCTGGGCTTGCACTCGCTGTCTCGGGCCATGATGGGCTCAGTGAGAGGCGGAGCCGGTGGCTTTCCTGGCTACCGCCGCATCGCCCCCAAGATGCCCGTGGTGACCTCCGTGCGGGGCtcgcagctgcaggagagctcATCGGGGTCGCAGCTGATGATGAACGGGAGCACTTCCTTCGAGGGCGGGCACCTGTCGCAGCCGGGCCCGCCGCAGCTGACCCGCGCCTCGGCGGACGTGCTGTCCAAGTGCAAGAAGGCTCTGTCGGAGCACAACGTGCTGGTGGTGGAGGGCGCGCGCAAGTACGCCTGCAAGATCTGCTGCAAGACCTTCCTGACGCTCACGGACTGCAAGAAGCACATCCGTGTGCACACGGGGGAGAAGCCCTACGCCTGCCTCAAGTGCGGCAAGCGCTTCAGCCAGTCCAGCCACCTCTACAAACACTCTAAGACCACCTGCCTTAGGTGGCAGAGCAGCAACCTGCCCAGCAGCTTGCTGTAAGCTGCCACCCCGGCGCGGAGGAGCCCC includes:
- the ZBTB5 gene encoding zinc finger and BTB domain-containing protein 5, with the translated sequence MDFPGHFEQVFQQLNYQRLHGQLCDCVIVVGNRHFKAHRSVLAACSTHFRALFTVAEGDQSMNMIQLDSEVVTAEAFAALIDMMYTSTLMLGESNVMDVLLAASHLHLNSVVKACKHYLTTRTLPLSPPSERAQEQSARLQRSFMLQQLGLSIVSSALGSSQGAEEPPGTLGPALRGGLEQRAAFPIRRLHKRKQSSEERARQRIRPAMDEPVADVAAESGQPVVHSREDFFSPDSLKIVDNSKADAVADNQEDNAIIFDQSFGAQEDAQVPSQSDNGEGNISQMSMASQATQVETTFDQEAAAEKSNFPCENPDVSLNEKDHMRVVVKSEPLSSPEPQDEVSDVTSQAEGSESVEVEGGVVSAEKIELSPESSDRSFSDPQSSTDRVGDIHIMEVSNNLEHKSSFSISNFLNKSRGGGFGTSQNNDDNIPNTTSDCRMDNDASYLMSPESGPAGGHSSAAVSHVENPFSEPTDSHFVRPMQDVMGLPCVQTSGYRAAEQFGMDFPRSGLGLHSLSRAMMGSVRGGAGGFPGYRRIAPKMPVVTSVRGSQLQESSSGSQLMMNGSTSFEGGHLSQPGPPQLTRASADVLSKCKKALSEHNVLVVEGARKYACKICCKTFLTLTDCKKHIRVHTGEKPYACLKCGKRFSQSSHLYKHSKTTCLRWQSSNLPSSLL